A genomic segment from Janibacter sp. DB-40 encodes:
- a CDS encoding DUF501 domain-containing protein, with amino-acid sequence MTIDERGNDLDRVAPEDLGTIHDQLGRPARSAVDIAHRCPCGGPTVVRTAPRLPGGTPFPTSYYATCPRLTGAISTLESSGLMAQMSQRLLEDEDLAMRYRAAHEDYLARRAELGDVPEIEGISAGGMPTRVKCLHVLVAHSLAAGPGVNPLGDEALDLLPEWWRASPCASTDEGSDR; translated from the coding sequence GTGACCATCGACGAGCGCGGCAACGACCTGGACCGGGTCGCCCCCGAGGACTTGGGGACCATCCACGATCAACTCGGCCGACCCGCCCGCAGTGCCGTCGACATCGCCCACCGGTGTCCCTGCGGTGGTCCCACCGTGGTCCGCACGGCTCCGCGCCTCCCGGGAGGTACCCCCTTCCCCACGAGCTACTACGCCACCTGCCCACGACTGACCGGAGCCATCTCGACGCTCGAGTCCAGCGGGTTGATGGCGCAGATGTCGCAGCGACTGCTCGAGGACGAGGACCTGGCGATGCGGTACCGCGCCGCCCACGAGGACTACCTCGCCCGTCGTGCGGAGCTCGGCGACGTCCCGGAGATCGAGGGGATCTCCGCCGGCGGCATGCCCACGCGTGTGAAGTGCCTCCATGTTCTCGTGGCACACTCCTTGGCTGCCGGTCCCGGGGTCAACCCCCTGGGGGACGAGGCACTTGACCTGCTGCCCGAGTGGTGGCGCGCCAGCCCGTGCGCGAGCACGGACGAAGGGAGCGACCGATGA
- a CDS encoding Ppx/GppA phosphatase family protein, with translation MRVAAIDCGTNSIRLLIADHDPGRNVLTDVTRRVEVVRLGQGVDTTGRLDDEALRRTLDMCREYAEQCRHEHVPPGNVRFVATSATRDASNSEDFVQGVREAFGELDVTPEVVDGDEEARLGFIGATGSLAEEGFEGPYLVVDIGGGSTEVVRGTREVVACTSLDIGSVRLTERHHRTDPPTQEIIDAARFDIAEALDTAEAEVGLGGIKTVIGLAGSVTTVTAQALGLTSYDPAAIHLADLTVEEYMEACERLILSTRAERAAQPFMHPGRVDVIGAGALIWYEILDRARGANGPDLVVTTSERDILDGIALSIVVPDEPEDEQQQPTG, from the coding sequence ATGAGAGTCGCAGCAATCGACTGTGGGACGAACTCGATCCGCCTGCTGATCGCAGACCACGACCCGGGACGCAACGTCCTCACCGACGTGACCCGTCGGGTGGAGGTCGTGCGCCTCGGGCAGGGGGTCGACACGACCGGTCGGCTCGACGACGAGGCACTGCGCCGCACCCTCGACATGTGTCGCGAGTACGCGGAGCAGTGCCGCCACGAGCACGTCCCACCGGGCAACGTGCGTTTCGTCGCCACCTCCGCCACCCGTGACGCGAGCAACTCCGAGGACTTCGTCCAGGGTGTGCGCGAGGCCTTCGGCGAGCTGGACGTGACCCCAGAGGTCGTCGACGGGGACGAGGAGGCGCGGCTGGGTTTCATCGGCGCGACCGGTTCCCTCGCCGAGGAGGGCTTCGAGGGGCCCTACCTCGTCGTCGACATCGGCGGCGGCTCCACCGAGGTCGTGCGGGGCACCCGTGAGGTGGTCGCCTGCACCTCGCTGGACATCGGCAGCGTGCGCCTGACCGAGCGCCACCACCGCACCGACCCGCCGACCCAGGAGATCATCGACGCGGCCCGCTTCGACATCGCCGAGGCGCTGGACACCGCCGAGGCCGAGGTCGGGCTCGGGGGTATCAAGACGGTCATCGGGCTGGCCGGATCGGTCACGACTGTCACCGCGCAGGCACTCGGCCTGACCTCCTACGACCCTGCGGCCATCCACTTGGCCGACCTGACGGTCGAGGAGTACATGGAGGCCTGCGAGCGCCTCATCCTCAGCACTCGGGCCGAGCGCGCCGCGCAGCCCTTCATGCACCCCGGCCGCGTCGACGTCATCGGCGCCGGGGCGCTGATCTGGTACGAGATCCTCGACCGGGCGCGCGGAGCCAACGGCCCCGACCTGGTCGTCACGACGTCCGAGCGCGACATCCTCGACGGGATCGCCCTGTCGATCGTGGTGCCGGACGAGCCGGAGGACGAGCAGCAGCAGCCGACTGGCTAG
- a CDS encoding septum formation initiator family protein: MTTRRWVVLGSLTTLLALMLVPTGKSWYDQQQRLDELHSQVAAQEAAVEDLRRERELWQTDEYVEAQARKRLKFVRPGEKTYTVVDPDETIADVDPETGTVTSSNTQPWYEKMADSVTTADTAEKQQ; this comes from the coding sequence ATGACCACCCGCCGGTGGGTGGTCCTCGGATCACTCACGACCCTGCTGGCGCTCATGCTCGTGCCCACCGGTAAGTCCTGGTACGACCAGCAGCAGCGTCTGGACGAGCTGCACTCGCAGGTCGCGGCGCAGGAGGCTGCCGTCGAGGATCTGCGGCGGGAGCGCGAGCTGTGGCAGACGGACGAGTACGTCGAGGCCCAGGCCCGCAAGCGACTGAAGTTCGTGCGACCGGGGGAGAAGACCTACACCGTGGTCGACCCCGACGAGACGATCGCGGACGTCGACCCCGAGACGGGGACCGTCACCTCGTCCAACACCCAGCCCTGGTACGAGAAGATGGCCGACTCGGTGACCACGGCCGACACGGCGGAGAAGCAGCAGTGA
- a CDS encoding siderophore-interacting protein gives MAPPARKPKPQHALTVESTDRLGPHLVRIVLTGDSLADFGAAEFTDAYVKLLFVDPALGEPPYDLAGIRESAPADLQPVSRTYTVRAIDRSARRLTIDFVTHGDTGCAGPWAIGARPGDRAVLLGPGGGYSPDPTVDWHLLAGDLSATPAIAAALEALPSSAKGVALLEVEADADVLDLTAPEGVEVSWLVNPDTDDVAFLARAVDAAAWPRDVAKGAVQIFAHGERESIKAVRRVLKHREVPREAISISGYWARGRTEDAFQAEKMTPVGKIED, from the coding sequence ATGGCTCCGCCCGCCCGAAAGCCCAAGCCCCAGCACGCCCTCACCGTCGAGTCGACCGATCGGCTCGGACCGCACCTGGTACGCATCGTCCTCACCGGCGACTCCCTCGCCGACTTCGGTGCCGCCGAGTTCACCGACGCCTACGTCAAGCTCCTCTTCGTCGACCCGGCGCTGGGCGAGCCGCCCTACGACCTCGCGGGGATCCGGGAGAGCGCGCCCGCCGACCTGCAGCCCGTGAGCCGCACCTACACGGTGCGGGCCATCGACCGGTCCGCCCGGCGCCTGACCATCGACTTCGTCACCCACGGCGACACCGGGTGCGCCGGGCCGTGGGCCATCGGCGCCCGACCCGGCGACCGGGCGGTCCTCCTGGGGCCGGGTGGCGGCTACTCCCCCGACCCCACGGTCGACTGGCACCTCCTCGCCGGCGACCTGTCGGCGACGCCGGCCATCGCCGCCGCCTTGGAGGCACTCCCTTCGTCGGCGAAGGGGGTCGCTCTGCTCGAGGTGGAGGCCGACGCGGACGTCCTCGACCTCACCGCCCCGGAGGGCGTCGAGGTGTCGTGGCTGGTCAACCCCGACACCGACGACGTCGCCTTCCTCGCCCGCGCGGTGGACGCGGCCGCGTGGCCAAGGGACGTGGCGAAGGGGGCGGTGCAGATCTTCGCCCACGGCGAGCGCGAGTCGATCAAGGCGGTGCGGAGGGTGCTCAAGCATCGCGAGGTCCCGCGTGAAGCGATCTCGATCTCGGGCTACTGGGCGCGTGGACGCACCGAGGACGCCTTCCAGGCAGAGAAGATGACGCCGGTGGGGAAGATCGAGGATTGA